TCATCAAGGTCAGCATGTTGCGTTTCGGCGGGCTGCAGCTGTACCGCAAGGCGTTGCCATTCTTCCTGGGATTGATCCTGGGGGAGATGATTCCCGGCTGCCTGTGGAGCATCATCGGCATAGCGTTCAACATCCCCTACTACAGCTTCTGGGGACAGTGAGACCCGTAAAACCAGAACATGCCCGGAGAGCGCTGGGAGGGTTCAGCCGGAGAGCGCCCGGAGCCGGCTCAGAAGATTCTCCACACCGTGTACCCGCTCCGCGCGGGTTTGCAGCTCCGTCAGCAGGGCCCGGCCCAGCCCGCCTGTATAGTCCACCTCATCCGGCGAGCCATCCGCCAGCAGGAATACAGGCCTCCCGGCCTTCTGCGCATCCAGCGCCACCCGGACATTGTCCAGATTGCCCGGTCCGACGCAGAACTGGGTCACGACGACGGCGTCCGCATCCAGAGCCATCCGCCGGTTGACCTCGGAGCGCTCCGGAGAAACGGGGGAGAACGGAGCCTCGGCGGCGTGTGGGATGTTCATCGCGCGGCAGAGCTCCTCGTCGGAATCCCCCACGTTGACAACTCCGCACGTCACCCGGAACCCTTCGTGCACCAGGGCGCTCAGGACCGGTCCACCGCTCCCACCGCCGCAGATCACGTGCACCAGCGGGCGATCCCCGGTCTCGTGGCGCTCCGCTTCATAAGGCGGCGGAGCGGGGAGCAGAAATGGCCGCCCCGTGAGCGGATTCCTGCGCACCCACATCCGGGCATTCCACACGTGGGCGACCAGCGATTCCGAGAGGACGGCCGACGGGGCGCCGACCGCCTCCACCCTTCCTTCCGCCAGCACCACCAGCCGCTGACACCAGGCAGCCGCGAGGTTGAGATCATGCAGCACCGCCGCGACAGCAATGGCCCTATCACGACACAGGCGAGCCACAAGAGACATCACTTCCGTCTGATGCGCCAAGTCCAGATGAGCGGTGGGCTCGTCCAGCAGCAGAACGCGGGGCTCCTGGGCCAGAGCGCGGGCGATGGCCACGCGCTGGCGCTCGCCGCCCGAGATCCGGCGCACGGACCGGCGCGCCAGATGCCCGGCTCCAACCATCTCCAGAGCGGCCATCGCCGCATCCTCGTCTTCCCGGGTCTCCATGTGAAGCCGCCCCACATGCGGGTGCCTGCCGAGCAGCACGACATCCAGTGCTGAGAGATCGAATGGAACTTGGGTATCCTGTGGGACGACCGCCACCTGCCGCGCAAATCCGCGCGCGTTGAGTCGCCAGATGTCTGAGCCCTCCAGCAATACGGTCCCGGAGAGGGGACGCAGCGAGCGGGAAGCGACGCGCACCAGAGTGGTCTTGCCGCTTCCGTTGGGTCCGACGATGCCGGTCATCTCGCCGGGGAGGATCTCCAACGATACCCTGCGCAGCACTGGACGGTCACGCCGGTAGCCGGCAGTCACATCGCACAGCCTCAGCATTGCAGTCAGGCCCGTCCCCTTGACAGGATCCACAGGAAGACCGGCGCGCCGACTATGGAGGTTATGACGCCCACCGGAACCTCACGCGGTGGCGCAAGGCTGCGGGCGAGCGCATCGGCCAGCACCAGGAGGCAGGCTCCACAGAGCGCTGATGACACCAGCAGCGGCCGGTGATCGGGGCCGAAGACACGGCGCATCCCGTGCGGCACAATGAGTCCGGCGAAACCGATGACCCCAGCCGCGGAGACGCACGCAGCCGTCCCGAGCGTGGTGAGCAGGATGACCATCGCCTTCAGGCGCTCGGGCTCCACCCCGAGCGAGCGCGCCTGATCCTCACCCAGCGCAAAGGCGTTGAGGTCCCGGGCATTCCAGAACAACCCCGCCAGGCATAGCAGACCGATCACGGAGGCCATCTTCAGATAATCCCACGGGTAAGGCGCGGCGAAGCTGCCTGCCAGCCACATAAAGATCCGCGCAATATCCTCCCGGGCAAGACTCAGCACAAACGTGGTGACCGCCCAGAAAAACGCCCCGACGATGATGCCCGCAAGAAGAAAGGTATTGACATCCAGCTTCCCGGAGCGGCGCGCCAGCGCGAGCACCAGCAACACGGCAGCCAGCCCCGTCAGAAATGCGGCAGCCGGCACCGGCCAGCCCCCCGCCACCGAATCCAGCCCCAGGATGACCGCCAGGCTGGCGCCGAGCACGCATCCGGAAGAGACCCCTGCCGTATACGGTTCGGCAAGCGGATTACCTAGAAGCCCCTGCATGGCCGCCCCACCCGCCGCAAGCACCGCTCCCACCACCGCAGCCAGGAGGATGCGCGGCAACCGCAGATCCCATATGATGCTGGTCTCCGGGCCGGCCCTTCCGGTCAGATGTGAGGCCACCTGTCCCAGTGCCTCCATCGGCCCCACTCCGACCGCCCCTGTCCACAGGCCGGCAAAGAAACACACCACCAGAAGGCACGCCGGAACGGCTGCCGCCAGCGTCAGTCTTGTCCGGAGTGCCGCGCGCGTTTTCACTGCGTCACCTGCGCTGATCCGATGATGGCGGAGAGCTGCTGCAACCCTTCGACGATACGGGGAGAGGGCCGCAGGAACACGTCGGGATCCACCTGAATGACGCTGCGTCGCCGAACAGCCGGACAGCCCCGCCAGGCGGAGGACCGGAGGAAGTATTCCAGGGCAGGCCGGTCCGTCACAAGGATGACCTCCGGCGCGGCCGCAACCGCGCTCTCCTCGGAGAAAAGCACGAAACCGTTCTTCCCTGCCTTCCGTGAGACATTCACGCCGCCGCACAAAGTGATCATCTCATCCACAAACGTATTCTGAGCCGCCGCCCACAGGGGAGAGGCTTGAACAGCAAACAGCACCTTCACGGCGGATCGTCCCCGGTGCGTGCGTCTCATACTCTCCACTGCGGAGCGGATATCGCCAGCAACCTTGCGGCCCTGCTCGGATGTGCCGCACGCGGCCGCTATGGTCTCGACAGCCTGCGCGACCTCGTCCAGATTTTTCGGAGAGATGGTCACCACGGGAATTCCCAGACTGCGGACGGACCGTACCGCCTCGCGGTTCAAGAACGCATCAGCGACCACAAGATCCGGTTTCAGCGCCACCACCTTCTCAACGCTGATGGAGACATCGCCCACCTTCTCCCGACCGCCGGTCTCCGGAGGATAGTCGCACTGAGAGGTGACGCCAACGACACGATCGCCAGCGCCAACGGCGAACAAAATCTCGGTGGTTCCGGGGCTGAGAGAAACGATACGGCGGGGGGACCTGTGTGCCTCTGCGGCCGGTTCCGAAGGTGACCGGCCTGGCGCGCCGCACGAAGCCAACAAAGCGCCGCACGCGACCGGTAGAAAGAGCACTGACCAGAGACGGGAATAACAGGGCTTGCGCATCTTCTCAGGATTTCCTCTTCTTTTGCCGCTGCGGGCTTCCAGGCTCTCTACGAGCCCTTCCCGCAAAGCGAGCCGGTCCGGCAGGCGAGCGTCCTCGCTTCGGACGGCCAAGCATGGCCAGCTCCTCAGGAGTCAACTCGCGCCACTCGCCGGGCCTCAGGCCCCGCAGGGTCACCGGCCCGATGGCCATCCTCTTCAGCCTAAGCGTCTCGTGTCCCAGAGCCTCGAACATCCTGCGGATGATACGCTTTCGCCCCTCCGTCAGCACGACCTCCAGCCGGGTTCGGTCCTCCTTCAAATCCCGGTCATCCACCACCACACCCGCCGGCAGAGTCCGGCCGTCCTCCAGATCCATTCCCCGCCGCATCATCTCCACTTCCGCATTCGTGACGATGCCGGAGACCGTCACGCGGTAGACTTTGGGGACACCGAAACGCGGATGCGTCAGGCGATTGGCCAGGTCCCCATCGTTCGTCAGGATCACCAGTCCCTCGCTGGGGACATCCAGTCGGCCCACAGGATACAGGTGCTGCAGATCCGGCGGCAATAGATCCATCACCGTCCGCTTCGCGTGAGGGTCGCGCCTCGTGCTGGCCACTCCGCGTGGCTTGTAAAGGGCAATGTAGCGTAACGGCGGAGGCTGAACGAGCCTTCCGTCCAGCGTGATGCGGTCCCGTTCCGGGTCGGCGCGGGAACCGAGCTCCGTCACCACGACACCGTTCACGGCCACGCGGCCGTCCACGATGAACCGCTCACACTCCCGCCGACTTCCGCAGCCGCAGGCGGCCAGCACCTTCTGAAGCCGCTCCTGCATTCTCTATCCCCCGTTGCGGGAGCGCCTGAGGCAGACGTAGCCCGCCGGAAATGAGCCGAGAACAGCAAGAAAAAGGGGATTGCGCAACCGTCGTGGCTGCACATCGTCCGCGGCCACCAGGGCAACCCGCTGCACCGGCCTGCCATCCACCTCCACTACGAGATCCCCCACCCTGTCGCCCCGGTTGAGAGGAGGCTCCAACCTCCGCAACTCCACCAGCTTCCTCACCACGCCTCCCGTCCGTGGGACGCAGACAACCAGGTCCGAGTTTACTGCCAGCGGCAGCTCTTCAGGATCTCCGCCTGCCACGCGAACCCGCGAATGGATATCCCCCGCCTTCGCAAGCGTCCGGGGGGCGAAACGGGCGAATGCATAGTCCATCAGCGCACGGGTATCGGCCCCTGCGTCCACGCTGTTCAGGACCACCGTAATAACCCGCCAACCGTTTATGGTGGCTGAACCGATGAAACATCGCCCCGCTTGCCGGGTATAACCGGTCTTTATGCCGTCCGCGCCCGGATAGTCCCGCAGAAACCGGGCGGTATTCCGCAACAGGCGGTCCTGGCTCATCGGCCGCTCAATGACGATGGAGCGGGTGGAGCAGAATTCGTTGAACCCCGGCGTGGCGATAGCTTCTCGCGCCAACCGCGCGAGATCCGCCGCTGTGGAGAAGTGCCCCTCCGCGTGCAGTCCGTTCGGATTGCGGAACTGCGTGTCCCGCAGCCCCAGTTGCCGCGCCCGGAGGTTCATCAGCTCCACGAAATGCTCCTCAGTGCCCCCGATATGGCGCGCCACAACAACCGCCGCGTCGTTCGCCGAACGGACCATCACCGCATAGAGCAGCTGGCGGAGAGTGAGCTTTTCGCCGGGGATCAGATGAAAGGACATCTCCGGGATCTGCTCCACGCCCTCCGGAACCGTAACCACGTCGTCCAGATTCCCCAGCTCCAGCGCCAGCAGAGCCGTCATCACCTTGGTGGTACTGGCCATGGGTCGCCGGACCGCGGCATTTTTGGACCAGAGCACCTGTCCGCTGCGGGCGTCCACGATGATGGCGGAAGAAGCGCTGACGGCCGGTCCGCCCGCCGCAGAGACGGCCCCACCGATCAGGAACACCGCCAGCAGGGCTGCAAGCGTCCGGTATGAGATCGCAGCAGCAGGTGACAGATGAGAGGCTCTCACAAAAGAAGAGGATAACCCAAAGACATACCGCAGGCCACGCATTACGAGCAGCCTTTGCGTGACTACACTCTAGAGGGATTGCAGCGGCTCGCCGGGATCCGCCTGCGCGTCGTGTTCTGGATCCGGTTCATCGGGAGGGAAGACCTGCTCAACCATCCGCCGCGCATCCTCCACGGACGCATCCTGCGTCCCCTGCAGCAAAGCCTGCGCCCGCTCGCTGACCATCTGCTCCAGGACGGCCTGGTCCGGAAGGTCATCCAGACTCTTCAATCCGAAGTAGACAAGAAACTCCTCCGTGGTGCCGTAGAGCACCGGACGCCCCGGAGCATCCTTCCTACCCAGCTCCCGGATGAGACCCTTCTCCAGAAGGCTCTTGGCGACGCCTGACGAATCCACTCCGCGGATGGCATCCACCTCCGGAAGAGTGCAGGGCTGGTTGTAGGCGATGATGGCCAGGCACTCCAGAGCCGCGCGGGACAATTTCTGCGCCCTCTTCCCCACGAAGCGGGCAACGGCCAACGCATACTCCGGACGGGTGGCCATCTGAAAGCCGCCCGCCACCTCCCGCACCATCAGACCGGATTGAGAAGGATCACGCGAAACCAGCTCACGAGAGGCCCGATCCACCAGCGCTTCATCCACCTCCAGGGCCAAGGCCATCTCCCGCGCCGTCAGGGGCGTGGGACTGACGAACAGGAGGCACTCAACGCCGCGCCGGATGTCGTCGAGAGACAGCGGTCCCCCCTCAGAGTTCATGGCGAGACAGCCTCCAATGTCACAGCCTCGCCGGCCGGCTCGAAGATGATTATCTCTCCCAGGCACTGCTCCTGTTGCGCGTCCACCTTCCGCTGTCTGAGCAACTCCAGCAGCGCCAGGAAGGCCACGACAACTTCAGTGCGCGTACGTTCAGAAGAGAACAGGTGGTGGAAGGAGAGGCGTCCTCCGCTCTCCTTCAGGCGGCGGAGGATCTCTCCCATCTTCAGACGCAGGGTGATCCTGCGCCTGGGGATGACCGCGGCAGGCTCCTTATCCACATCGGCCCTCTCCAGAACCCGCTTCAGCGCGGCCAGCAGGTCGGCAGTGGTCACAGTGCCGGAGGGAACCGGCGGGAACTCTTCGGGATCCACCTCCACAGTCCGGGAATACAGAAGACGGCACGTCTCTTCCTGATCGCGCAATAGAGCCGCCACCTCACGGTACTTCTCATATTCCAGCAGCCGCTCCACCAGCTCAGCGCGTGGATCGGGTCCTTCTTCCTCGGGAGGAGACGGGGGTTTGGGCAGCAACATGCGCGACTTGAGTTCGATGAGCGTCGCCGCCATCACCAGGAACTCGCCGGCGATATCCAGGTCGAGCTCTTCCATCCGCTGCAGGTACAGGAGATACTGGTCCGTCACCTGTGCGATGGGGATATCGTAGATATCCAGCTCCTGTTCGCGGATCAGGTGGAGCAACAGGTCCAGCGGCCCCTCGAACTGCTGCAGGCGCACCTGAAAGCCCGTGGAGGATTCTTGCCTGAGGTCTATTGCCATGTGTGGGACAACATCCTGTTGCTTTCGGCAGACGGCGCAGCGCGCCGCGCCGGTATCCTTCCATGGATTCCGACAGCATTGTATCACACCGCGCGAGTTTGCGGAAGGGGTATTGGAGTATCTCACGCTGCATGCGGTATCCTTGTGCCTTCCGAATGGCGAGCCGCCTTCCCCACGGTGGCCGACTGGCGCGGCGCCAGCCGCGCGTACCGAGGCCACGCCTTCCCTCGAAACGGCTTCGACCCGCGCGTCGGAGCCGGGCGGCGACCCTTGAGCGCGAACATCGCTACGGAAATGCCTGATCGAACTGTCACCTCTCTCGGCTTGCGAATGCAGGAAGAACCGCCAACTGGCGGCGAAGCAACAGAAAACGCCGGAGCGGTGGACTCTGCGCGCCAGGGTGATCATTCGCCCGCTCAGTGACCGGCGTTCGGGAGGTATTCGTAGTGGCTTTCTTGCTGCCGGCCGCGTGTCTGGCCGCGTTCTGCCTGCTTGTCTGCCCCGCTCCACTCGAGGCGGCGAAGATCCGGGACATCTACCCCGACACCTGGGTCGGAGTGGACGCGCTCGGCCGCCGGATGCCCACCATCACCGATGTTGGCCCCGTGAAGACCGGTCAAAGGCGGGTGGTGGGCATCTTCTACATCACCTGGCACGCGGACAGTCACCACACCATCTTCAAGAGCCCTTACTCCGCCGACGTCAGCAGGATCCTGGCCGCCGACCCTTCCGCCCGGCTGGACGGCAATCATCCGCTGTGGACGGAAGGATCCTACCACTGGGGCGAGCCCGAGTTTGGGTATTTCCTCAGCCGCGACGAGTGGGTCATCCGGCGGGACATGTCCATGCTGGCGGACGCGGGCGTGGACGTCCTGGTGATGGATGTCACCAATGCCGTGCTCTACTGGGACGAATGGGACACCCTCTTCTCGGTGATGCAGAAGATGAAAGAGGAGGGAAACCATGTCCCCCAGTTCTGCTTCTGGGCGTTCAACGGGCCGGTCATCACGGTGGTGCAGCAGCTCTACGACCGCATCTACAGGCCGGGACGATACAAGGACCTCTGGTTCTACTGGGACGGCAAGCCGCTCCTGCTGTACAACGGCATGCCGTTTGCAGACTCCACCGGCCGCCAGTATCAGAACCCGAACCCACACTATGACCCGGCCGCAGCGAGCGATCCGACTCACCCTCACTACGGAGATCCGGACTACACGAGCGAGTTCTACCAGGACTACACCCGGGAGGTGAAGGAGTTCTTCACGCTGCGCACGATGTGGTGGGGATACTACGAGTGGCACGGCAAGCGGTTCGTGGGCACGGAGGGCAACTGGAGTTTCGGATACGATCTGTCGCACGAACTCGTGAAGAGAATGGATCCGAAGGATCTTGTCTCACCGTGGAAGGGAAAGCCGGAGCAAGCCGCCGTCACTCCCGCCCAGCATCCGGCAAGCGGGGTGGGCAAATGCTGGACGCGCGAATGGGGCGAGCCAGAGTTGAATGAGTATGATCTGCCCATCCGCACGTTTGTGCCCTGGCTGGGCAGGAAGGTGGACCACCCGGAGGGATACGGCATCTACTTCCAGCAGCGATGGGACGAGGCTCTGGCCGCGGACCCGCAGTTCATCTACATCAATGACTGGAATGAATGGACGGCCGGCAAATATCCCCCCGCCCCGGGAACGACATTCCCCTTCCTCGGCCGCGCCAGCAACTTCTACTTCGTGGACCAGTACAACGCCGAGTTCAACCGCTGCGTCCAGCCTATGAAGGACGGATACACCGACAACTACTACATGCAGATGGTCCAAAACATCCGGCGCTACAAGGGAGTACGCCCGATCCCGGAGCTGAAGGGTTACCATCAGATGCGGTTGGACGGGCGCTTCCGGGACTGGGACGCGGTGGATATGGAATACAGGGACACCGTCGGGGACACGATCCATCGCGATTATCCGGGGTACGGCGGGCTTCATTACCGGGACGACTCCGGGCGAAACGACATTGTCACCTGTAAGGTGGCAGTGGGACTTCGCAATCTGTTTTTCTACGCAGAGACGCGGGAAGACCTGACGCCGCACACCGGCTCGAACTGGATACTGCTCTTGATTGACGTCGACCGGAACCCGGACACCGGGTGGTTCGGATACGATTTCCTGGTGAACAAACGCATCCTCGACGCACGGACATCCACTGTGATGCGCTGGAACGGGCAGCAGTGGGAAGATGCGGCGCAGATCCCTCTGCGTTACTCCGGCAGACAGATGGAGCTATCC
The sequence above is drawn from the Armatimonadota bacterium genome and encodes:
- the yvrC gene encoding putative ABC transporter substrate-binding lipoprotein YvrC yields the protein MRKPCYSRLWSVLFLPVACGALLASCGAPGRSPSEPAAEAHRSPRRIVSLSPGTTEILFAVGAGDRVVGVTSQCDYPPETGGREKVGDVSISVEKVVALKPDLVVADAFLNREAVRSVRSLGIPVVTISPKNLDEVAQAVETIAAACGTSEQGRKVAGDIRSAVESMRRTHRGRSAVKVLFAVQASPLWAAAQNTFVDEMITLCGGVNVSRKAGKNGFVLFSEESAVAAAPEVILVTDRPALEYFLRSSAWRGCPAVRRRSVIQVDPDVFLRPSPRIVEGLQQLSAIIGSAQVTQ
- a CDS encoding heme ABC transporter permease, coding for MKTRAALRTRLTLAAAVPACLLVVCFFAGLWTGAVGVGPMEALGQVASHLTGRAGPETSIIWDLRLPRILLAAVVGAVLAAGGAAMQGLLGNPLAEPYTAGVSSGCVLGASLAVILGLDSVAGGWPVPAAAFLTGLAAVLLVLALARRSGKLDVNTFLLAGIIVGAFFWAVTTFVLSLAREDIARIFMWLAGSFAAPYPWDYLKMASVIGLLCLAGLFWNARDLNAFALGEDQARSLGVEPERLKAMVILLTTLGTAACVSAAGVIGFAGLIVPHGMRRVFGPDHRPLLVSSALCGACLLVLADALARSLAPPREVPVGVITSIVGAPVFLWILSRGRA
- the scpA gene encoding segregation and condensation protein A — translated: MAIDLRQESSTGFQVRLQQFEGPLDLLLHLIREQELDIYDIPIAQVTDQYLLYLQRMEELDLDIAGEFLVMAATLIELKSRMLLPKPPSPPEEEGPDPRAELVERLLEYEKYREVAALLRDQEETCRLLYSRTVEVDPEEFPPVPSGTVTTADLLAALKRVLERADVDKEPAAVIPRRRITLRLKMGEILRRLKESGGRLSFHHLFSSERTRTEVVVAFLALLELLRQRKVDAQQEQCLGEIIIFEPAGEAVTLEAVSP
- a CDS encoding ABC transporter, with product MLRLCDVTAGYRRDRPVLRRVSLEILPGEMTGIVGPNGSGKTTLVRVASRSLRPLSGTVLLEGSDIWRLNARGFARQVAVVPQDTQVPFDLSALDVVLLGRHPHVGRLHMETREDEDAAMAALEMVGAGHLARRSVRRISGGERQRVAIARALAQEPRVLLLDEPTAHLDLAHQTEVMSLVARLCRDRAIAVAAVLHDLNLAAAWCQRLVVLAEGRVEAVGAPSAVLSESLVAHVWNARMWVRRNPLTGRPFLLPAPPPYEAERHETGDRPLVHVICGGGSGGPVLSALVHEGFRVTCGVVNVGDSDEELCRAMNIPHAAEAPFSPVSPERSEVNRRMALDADAVVVTQFCVGPGNLDNVRVALDAQKAGRPVFLLADGSPDEVDYTGGLGRALLTELQTRAERVHGVENLLSRLRALSG
- the rluB gene encoding pseudouridine synthase, which gives rise to MQERLQKVLAACGCGSRRECERFIVDGRVAVNGVVVTELGSRADPERDRITLDGRLVQPPPLRYIALYKPRGVASTRRDPHAKRTVMDLLPPDLQHLYPVGRLDVPSEGLVILTNDGDLANRLTHPRFGVPKVYRVTVSGIVTNAEVEMMRRGMDLEDGRTLPAGVVVDDRDLKEDRTRLEVVLTEGRKRIIRRMFEALGHETLRLKRMAIGPVTLRGLRPGEWRELTPEELAMLGRPKRGRSPAGPARFAGRARREPGSPQRQKKRKS
- a CDS encoding serine-type D-Ala-D-Ala carboxypeptidase — translated: MRGLRYVFGLSSSFVRASHLSPAAAISYRTLAALLAVFLIGGAVSAAGGPAVSASSAIIVDARSGQVLWSKNAAVRRPMASTTKVMTALLALELGNLDDVVTVPEGVEQIPEMSFHLIPGEKLTLRQLLYAVMVRSANDAAVVVARHIGGTEEHFVELMNLRARQLGLRDTQFRNPNGLHAEGHFSTAADLARLAREAIATPGFNEFCSTRSIVIERPMSQDRLLRNTARFLRDYPGADGIKTGYTRQAGRCFIGSATINGWRVITVVLNSVDAGADTRALMDYAFARFAPRTLAKAGDIHSRVRVAGGDPEELPLAVNSDLVVCVPRTGGVVRKLVELRRLEPPLNRGDRVGDLVVEVDGRPVQRVALVAADDVQPRRLRNPLFLAVLGSFPAGYVCLRRSRNGG